The DNA segment TGACATAGAATATTATTGtattgaattattgaaaaattaggcTTATTATATGTTTTGAGGCACTTATATTGGTCTAAATCCTAATATCAATCGCGGTCTATGGAATCAAATTATGGCTACTAATATGAGTGATGGTCATTGGAGTATCATTAGTTGTGTAAATAAGAGGAATGGACGCATTAATTGTTTTGATTGTCAAGATAGAAAAATTTGATGTTATATAATTACACAACACGTAAAGCTTTCCTCCTTCACTTGCTAGCGTTAAAGTTGCCCTAGTAGTCTGAGTGAATTGTAATTCTCGTTCTATCTCACTAGCAATATTCATAGTTCTAAATATATCAATGCTTTCATAATCTTGAATTCTTACTCTGATTTCATCTCGTAATCCATTAAGAAAGTACACTAGATATTGTTGATCTAAAATTTCATTCACTTATGCAGCCTGAGCGACAAAGGCATGTATTCATTTACAGTTTTATAGTAGCAAGTACTTTTCAAGTGAGTTTGTGAGCATATCTCCACCATATCGTGTTAGTTTGCACATATCATACAAGAATTTGTAGCAAAAAATTAAAAACTCAAAGAAATCTCCTTTAATCAAATATGGAATGGTGAGatcgaattaattattaagcaaattacctaattttttttaagaatttgCTAAATCACTAGCTAAGTTGTCATAAACTATTAGCCGTTCACATATCTAGCCTCTAACAATATTCACACAAATCGATTGTGAGGAAATCTCCAAGACTCTCTTAGTGAAAGACAAAAATTTTGAGTGCTAGCTCAAACTTATAGGAGTGTCTATGTAAAAGGAATAACGAGCTCCCTTTTATATGAGTTAAAtttgataattaataatttaactaattaaattaattaattataaattgaccTCTATAAGATAAGAATCATATAATTAATTTCTGTAATTCTTGGACCTTTAAATTAAATCCATACTTAATTATTAGGACATAAGGCAATCTACATAAAATATATGCCTTGGTTCATGAgcctcattttattttattttaatcaagtTCAACTTGATAGCCTATTTTAATTCTTCACTCACAATCTATATGTGTATGACTCATTAAGTTTCTAATATATTAGcaacaaatataattataatcgttCTCAaggttaaataaaattaatactttaattttattatcaattcataattgattaattatatttatagatCATAATTGATATATAGTAATGTGTAAAAATCATCCAAATATTATATCTTGTCAATATGGTTTCACTAAGCATTCAATGATCAATCTATTGGGGTAAATAACATCTCTTAATTATAATATTCTAATTTATACACTAATGTCTGGAATGTGTCTGCTTTGTATAAATCATCTCTGTTCTTATagtatgattaattaattaaataagattttcaatatttttctacCTTATGCAATCATTTAACAATCCACAGTGTCCAAGAATAATTAAAACATTATCCCCTATTACCTAGAGTGATGAATCTTATCTGGACAATTAAATATTTCCATGCAGTTCATACTGTATCCAATAGCTGTCATATTTGTTATCTTTACATATAATGATATGTAAGCAGTATCAAAACGCAATAATTCCTGTATAAGATCATGAAAGTCTTTTCATAGATACAGATAAACTTTTATATAGAATCCTTGTGCAAGTAAGTTTAGTGAATTTAtcactataaatacctacatgttgGTTTTAGATATCCCATATACCTTAACTTAGTGAGAACTACTACTTCCTTTCACGAAGAAAAGAATACAACCTATATTGGTCTTAATAGTTAGATATTTGTTACTACAACTATTtatttgaggcaaaattttattAGTCTCTAAATGCTATATTATTTGTTTCTAATGATAAACTTTATGAGGTAAATACTTATTTGtctctaaatattatattatttatttctaataattaattttttaagacAAAAACTTATTAATCtctaaatgttatattatttgtttctaataatgaaTTTTAGAGGCAAAAATCAATTTGtctctaaatattatattatttgtttctaattcattaaagttaattttatttatataaaaatttttaagtacttttttttaatttatcaataaaaaaattCCTCTTTCCCatgtcaaaaataatattaataattaatcaaactatatatgaataaattatattaagtGTTAAATGCATATAGATTATTAAGAGTTAAATAATAAAagccatatttaaaaaaaaaaattaagcatgTAAAACAAACACACAGACACACACATATATACTTCTATTGTATTACGTTTGTATGTATATTAAAatgaagaaattattttttttctttcaatctAATTTATACATGATTAAAGTTCTAATTGAtgtattgtttttaattattatgTTAATAAGTGTTAATAATTAAACGTTACAATCAATCATatgtataataataaattttgaaatcttaaaattatttttaaacatcaatcaaaatagttaatatatttttatcatacaataatttatatttgtatcaaaaagtaatttttaaaattaaataatttttttagaaaaaactTAAAAATTAGATGAAAACACTTCGAAAACTTAACTACaagtattttgataattttaatttatattgattATACTTATATATAACATATTTTTgacaattttaaaatattattttaattaaattgatattttaattaaaaatttataaatactataataaatataataaaatttaattatatattttaatattttattaattatttattgagacaaattatttatataaattgaaactttaaatttaatttaaaaaatagtaataagaaaaataaaaaaataaaacgaTGTGGTTGTCTCACATCGTTTTGCAGGGGCTAGGCAAGAGGAGGCCTCCTTCCttgtaattttaaaattctaataagtGGACTCTCGTATGACTTACGAGCCtgctactattttttttttatcaaattatatttattactttaaaaaatattttaaatatattttaattaatttatatttaaattatagtcAACGATAAATAAAGTATTAATTATAATCAATGATGAATAAATGTATTGGTATTATTAATTAATGATACCAAGGAATTAATATGtgaaaacaaaataatttttctttaaaaatagcTTTAAGAGTAAATAATGTAGTTTAAAAATATTTagagagaatttttttttatttgttttagagATAAATATATTAGTTTTAGAGAGATATATTTGCTTTTAAAAATTAAGTTAGTATCAAATATAAATTTGTCTTTACATCTATCATTAATTACATTTAGGAACAGTAGTAAATgagataaatatttatttatctgGTAAAAGATATAGAgacaaataaataattttaagacAAAATTTTAAATCTCAAAATGATACATTTGGCGTAGTGGGGTGAGAGCAATGGTGAGAAGCCAGTCTTTCAGATTGCAATAAATGCATGTGTTGGTGCAAATTGTCACAAGGATGCCTAAAGGAACGGAGATCTTGGGCTCCTTATAAGCGGGTGTGCTGCATATCCCATTAAGTCCATCTTTTGGGGAGAGCGTAATAACCCCATGACAAGTAGTATCAGAGTCAACCAGGCCTTTTTTGACTCATGCCAAGCACCTCAACGGACCGAGGTAGGCAAGGTGGTCAGCGGCAAGGAGGGCGTTGCTAGAATCGGGtgggggagggtgttacaatgatgCCTCAATCCCACATCGGAAAGGAACGGAGGTCCTGAGCTATTTATAAGCAAGTGTGCTACACACCCCATTAGGTGCGTATATGATTTGACTCTATCTGTGAGCATCAAGTTCTTACTCATCATCTGCAGAGTGGAGTCAGTGAGGCACAGGACAACTATTTTTCAGTACACATAATGAAAATATTGCAAGTAAAAAGATGTTTTTATAGTGCATAAGCTAGGAAGATTTCTGCAGTAAAATTAACGTGATTTATAACTTAATGAACATCAATAATTCAACACATTAGCATGTCCACTGTATGCAGGTGGTACTTCAGAAGCTATCATATCTGCTTTTATATCTCCTGTGTCATATCCATGCTTCAGAAGTAACCAATCTGTCACATTCATACATAGATAAAATTAAACTCATCTTCAGTAAATCAgacatttattgccaaatcatAATAGGCAAGATCAAATGCAAGACCATTATACATAAATCTTGTCATTATATATAGTTCTTTTCATTCTATGAGTTTTAGAAATAGATTCAAATTAACATACAAACGAAGACATGCACATAGGTTGAAATGACAGCCTCTGAAAGAACTCCAGGCAAAGAACAAATAGcttattgaaaaaaataaagaaacaatgAGTCGATGACAAAATAATTATCATAACAGCTATATAAATACAACAAACAATTATGACCAAGTACATATGATTTTTATCAACAACAACTGCACAAATTATGTACAGCGATTTACAACATTCAAGGTGAATTTTCCAAACTCAACCGGCTGCACAGCACAACTATAACTTCTAACTTCTTAGCCTGGCatctaaaaagaattaaataaaccTGAATCAGTGTcactctttcttctttctttgcttTTATTTTTCTATCAGAAGAATCATATAAAACTCCTAATACCCCGCTCCCACCTTCAACGTTACTATTTGGCATGATTGATTTCTGCTTATCTGCAAGTTCAAAATCAAGGACCTCTCCTGTTAATCTCTCCATCTTTACTGCTCTTGGCAAAAACACTTCGTAGCCTATATGATTGTTCTTCTATCAGTTTATAGGTGGAAGGATAATGCCAGGGCACAAGGGAAAACTGGTCACTGTATTCCTCCACTCCTTCAACTAGTAGCTGCCAAATTAAGGCTCCTGCACCAGCCTGCCTCTTTTTTGCTGAATCATAAATTCTATCATACACCATTTTCAAGAAAacatctgcatcagtgtcatatACTCCCTTCTTATTTACATGCCATGTAGAGCCCACTTCTGTAAAAAGAACAGGTTTCCTCAGCACAAAGTCCCCATCGCTTATATGAGAGTCCACCCAAAGCGAAAGAAAATTTGCTTTTGCTTTCAAATCAGAACTTGGGATCCTACAAGTAGCACATGTGCAGAGGTATTAACAACATATTAGGAATTCATAAATACAAATGCTACTGACTGTGCATGCCAGTCTCCAAGGAACCAGGTGACACCAATTAATTTAATGTCTACCATAGTAACTGCATTAAGACAATTACAGTTCCAATATCATATGTACTGCTCAATTGTTATTATTACCATAAAAAGTGATAATCAAAGTTTAAAACTCAAACAATATTGCAATTTAGAAGTTGAACTTCCCAAATACCAATAGCCTTAGATGCTAACACAACTCAAGATAGATGACTCTGGTGAAAGTGAGAAACATCCATGTCAGGGCTCATTCCTATTATTGAACCCTACACACACCAAGTAAGTCTCCACACCAATATTCAATAAAAGAAATACTAACCAGCTATCTGGGTAAGTGTGAACTGAAGCAAAATCTATGTTTTTGACTGCCGAATTCTGTATAAAGTCCGATCCAAGTAAGGCTGCCCATTTCCCAGGATTCACTTCTGTTTTGTTACTTGTGGTCAGGCCATAAAATCCCTCTACTCCAACAGTCACTAGGTGTTTTTTGTCCAAACTTTTGATAAAAGCAGCCATCTCAGTTATCCATGCCTTCAGTCAGAAACAGAATTGAAACAGTTTCAACAAAACTAACAAAATAAACTGCAATTTTTGCTTGGTAAGGACCAAAACAAAGCCAGATCCTTCTGATAATTTTTGCAAAACAAACATGAGGAAACCATCCCATACTAAAATAAAAACCTTGAGAACCATTTTTGGCATAATTATTCTTCTGCTAGGACTGCACCCTACACAGGTTACAGCACATTCCCTGGGTCTTTTACTTCCGAAATGGGAAAATACAGAAACCATCACAATTTGAGTTCAAAATTCACCTGAAGAAAAGGAGCTGATGAACTAGATGCACAACGAGGTTCATTCATGAGCTCCCAAGCAAAAATTGCTGGTTCATCAGAATATCTAACTCCACTCATAGAGTTCTTTCTCATCAAAATAGCCTGCAATGTACAGGTGAGGAATTAAAGAATCATTACAAtgcagcaagaaaagactaattgCTAATTCTCTCACGCCAGAGTTATTAGAATTTAATAAAACCTGATCTAGCGAATGATATGTGAACCACAAAATGCAACTTGTACCATACCCGATTACTTCAACTAATCAACTTTCTCAGAAAAATGAAAACACAATATGTAGATGATGAAGAACCATAAAACTGAATTACATTGGACTCTCTTATTGAGTCCTAAAATTCGGTTATGCACAATGCTCTTGCTTACCCtatgattttaaaaaaataaataaataaaaacttagTGCTTCCTTTCTAGAGTTTCCTTCTATGATTCCTCTCTAAGTGCAGTAACAGATAGGCCACTGGCATAAATAGGTCAGCAATCAGCATCTATTCCAAGCTATGCTTTTTTTTCCCCAATAAATGAAGACCAAGTTCCAAGTATGACATAAGATGCAGCTCTCCCATTGTGGCTCTATCTGGTGGTCTTACCATGCTTTGCATCACAGGAACAGTATACAAGGAACCAAAAAGAGCAAACAAAACCCAGGCTTTCTATATGGTTGTCACTTAAGCATCCTATAAGGAACTTGACAATGGAATTTATTTACAGTGACATGATAAGCTCCCAGAGAAATTCGCAAGATCAATGAACACTTCAATAGTTGCACTGAAACCCATAGTCCTAATGAAAAAGGCCAGTACACAGGCAACTTTGAATTTTTGTAACTTTGCAATTTGTTATTTCTACCATCCATTCAATTGTAATGCTTTATAAAATATGGTTTACTTTGTTAAAGACAAAGCCAGTATAGAATTCACCATAAAAGATATAATTTTTTCCCAAGATAGGTAGTTCAGACACTCATGGGATGACAGGATTTTACTCTACTAATATAGGACATAATGAGGAAGTTCCAAATTCTACATAATGTTCCTAAGGCAACTCCCCAGTAGTTAGAACTAGTTATTCTAAGTTGGAAATCTCATGTTCAAAACACTGGAGTGGGAAGGTAGGGTATACAGGGATAACTCTACTCATGCTATACACCACTCCATAAAATAATGCTAAACTAAACTAATATTGAAATCTCTCCAGACTCATCAATGGAAAGGAGAATGTTGTATTGGCAGCTTAGTTAGTTTAACAGGTGAAAAGAATTTAGACTTACTTTAATACAACAGATATGGATTACATTAGCTTCACTAATCttgtaaatttaaatttgaatgttAAGCTAAAATGGTTATTTCCAAGTAGGTTGATGGTTGATTTGGCTAATGGAGGTCTCCATTGTCTGGTCCAACTATTAGACcagaaaataaaatatgttataaATGATACAGAATGCAATGGCATACCTGCCAGGCTATGAGTTATGATAGCTAACCTTGACATAGGCCTTATAGTAATCTTTAATGGTTGGGTTTGAAAAGAATGAATCATCTGATGAAGAGACATTAATCCCAGCTTCTTGTGCCCACCTCACGTACTGATCTTTTCCACCAAACGCGTTCAAATTATTCACTAGACTGAGGATTAACCTTATGCCATGCTTCCTTGCCTCAACTATCACAAAGTCTAACCCCTGCAgccaaataattttataaataagaaACAAAGCTCAATACCTCAAGATAATAAACCTATTTGCAGGGAAAATAATACACTGGCTTGTACCCATCACAATAAGAGATTCTAATAGCACAACTGCAAAACAAATCAGACCCAACAACTAATTTGTTTACCTCTTGAACCAATCATCGATATGAGTTTATCAGATTGATTAAAAAATTGCAACCCGCAATTCCAAAACTACAATAAAAACCCTTCTTGAACCAATACTCAATTGGGTAAAGGTCTACACTTATTCTTCTCCTCCAATGGTTTACGGGAACGAAAAAGGTGAAGACAAACCTGAAAGGCCCTCTCGTTGAAGACACCAGGAGAGAGCTGCAAACCATTAGGACCATGGCCATCACTGAAAGCCCAAGTCCTGCAGACAGTCAACCCCATTTGGGATCCTCTCTTAAGCATCTTGGATACCTTGGATCTTGAAGAGGTCCACACACTTTCTTCCATTAACCAATAGGAGTTCCATCCATTAACATACAGCGGCGAATATAGATCCTGATCACCACCACCATTGATGATGAAGAATTGTGTGGAATTGGTAGAGACAAAACCCATCTTGGGTTGCCATAGGAGGACTGGGAAGCTGAGATTGTTATTGAAGTTCAAGTAAAGAAGAGAGACTAACAAGAATATGCCTAACAGAGGATAGAGCTTTTTCTCTCTCCATTGGGAGTCCATTCCTTCATTTCTTGGGGGAGGAAAGCTCGCGTCCTACCAAATATGAACTATGGTAttgtagaaaaattaaaaaaaaaaaaaggaaaattatttttttaaatatattaattaaaaaatattaaaaaataattaaaagttaaatttaataaattttaattataaaattattaaaatgataaatattttttaaaattatttttttaataataattaaaatattacttttattttttttttaaaaaaatttaatttctcaaactcaaggGCAAACAGAAATAAATGATTGAAACACAACTTGTGTCGGCCTTTCAACTAATTGATACCATAAGTTtagaattaaaatcaaaataaaataaatttaatattacaagaTGCCAATCCTAGTCGATGATacttttttctttaataattcaagTTTGAACCGTGCTTAATGTAATGCATGAGCACCGTCAGATTGTTCAATATCAAAGATACAAGTACCAATTCCATTCCAATCCTCAAAATTAACTgaattgatttaatttataaattaaattttattttgcaaCAATTGGgttcaatttattttattataaaaaaatttaatttatttaattcaatttaacttatttaaaaaaataataaaattgaatcgaataattttgttttaattatctagatctaaaattaaaattaaaattaaaataaaaaaatgcaaTTGAAATTAATGTAAATGAGTTCAAATAAAACAAGCCAAAGATATAAAATCAAAACAAATTTAACGAAGTTGATTCAATTCTATTTaatctatttatattttaatttgtttgatttgatttactttttttcttaattatgtttgatttcatttaatttattacaaaattaaatttattatattttattttattttctaaatcaaattaaataaatcaatACTCATCTCCAAGGTCAAGCCTATTGAAATCTCTTTTCAGGtttcatattataaaatttaaaaggtaaaattattatttggtctttttattttaataaaattatttatttattccttttattttgaaaaaaatatattggttatttttgtatttttaatttatttactattttataattttatacagctcttgtaatttaataaatataattatatagtctctatattttctaagtgttaaactatttagtcattataattataatttattatggaTGCTCAATGGACATAGTGTTAGTAGTatactctagagcatatcatttagtatgtatcttgtacatgttttattaataaaaaggcatttttacttttccgttaacataatatatttatgtgtagtaaaaaatgtccattaatattttgttagaaattctattcttaagttgttaagaatatgagtaacagtatttctagcacaaagtatcataaattgattcacaatcgaggatacttcacaataaggatatgacttatccagaaagattataattatgtttgttcccaagttatttatatgagatgtaaataagatggaataccCTAAGCTAGCCGGATTTTCAATTCCCCCatacatgcatgattttcatgctttttCAATAATTTCCCCATAATCAACCCTAATTTAATGCATAGATAACTAATTAAGCTTGGAAAGAAGCTTACCTCTCATGGTGATTTCCAATCCTCTATTTTCTTCAAGTTTCTCCCAACTTTCTTGTTCCCAATCTTCTAATCAAAGTCCAAAATCAAGTTTTTACTTTAGTGGCTATAAAATTTTTTGAAGTGATTCAAGGTTTTAGGAGCTTGGAGTGACAAAAATGGAGGAAGAATAATGGGAGAAGTGGTTCGGCCAAGGggatggaaaaagaaagaagatgagttgaaattatgtattttgtcttctatataaaaaaaaaatctcatatatatattattttaataataattataattattaaaattttaacaatttcATTAATTCCCTTCATATCCCTTTTTAAATTTTCCTATATATCTTTACTAATTTAATTCTTTTCTAATATTTTAATCTTTctcattttaatagacatttaggtcaaaagtcaactcttgaagtgaattgaccaaaatacccttatcGAGTTATAATGTATCTTTTCCATAAATACCCGATGAGTACTTAGGTCGTGATTTACTTATTTGTGCTTTTCCCCTTTTTGTTTCTAGATtttcaaattctcaataatttctaaatagttCCTTTATTAAGGTCTCTATAGGGTCCCAcatgaatttagggtagcaactgaacttATAGTCATTTCCCATGTCGGTTACTCATCGCCGGGAccttagctcatttaacctatttgtacttcatttctcttattttcctCTAACCTCATTTGctttttattaattcaatttatggcttttttatgtgatttatgtatggttccagatattctagtcattcgaatagacattagtcagcggaatagtagaatgtatggaactgctaaatgtgagggtgttacatttgttGTTAAAGCTTGATGGACCTTGGATGACCCACTAGCCTCCCCCATATTATGGATATGTTATGTATTATGATATGACTATACATGATatgtgtgttagtagtatgccttagagcatatcatttagtatgtatcttgtacatatttttattaataaaaggcatttccacttttccgtttacataatatatttatgtgtaatagaaaaggtccattgatattttgttagaaattatattcttaagttgttaagaatatgagtgacagtatttctagtacaaagtatcataaataggttcacaattgaggatacttcataataaggacatgacttatccagaaagattgtattcatgtttgttaccaagttagttatatgagatataaataagacggaatggtgagtctcatgctatatagcaaacatgataggcacttataaatgataagtaggccgaaccagtgacacttatgacaaacacatggagtttactcttgttaatgttttgtcataaatcatatcggtgcatataatctttagacctgagatagcacagttatcttgtaaataggtagtttgagtttgatactgctttcatacttgtactgtgtatgggtatatgggcatgtgttggctcctactagttatatatggaggtaggtgttgatcaagatggaatctgttcctctaagtaaatagagataaaatcctatgttcatttaattgttcttgatgtttcaagttcctggccagaacagatagatttattcataaaagagtttctgatgagaaaatctttttaatcaagaactggaattaaaagagaacataatattcatagcaaatggagtttaacataaaccatgacttcagcttgagttgggattttgtaacagagagattccagtgcatggtaacatatgattataggttcattcaaggtaaaccttattactaattgggtggccatggcatgctatgctaggtattaaccatggtctatgaggtgcataaaatgatttagagaaatcatttatggtaagaaagagttctgatgatattaagagttgatatcatatctcattgccaattagtgatgagcctagtaagtcacacacataaacaagttatcacctaattaaatatgatttaattaattaattaaagagtttaattgattaattaaataggtttggtttgcaattagattgcaaggtccctagtatgacttgaaaccaaatctagattattggatgtatagtataagttaaatttatatttaaagtgtttaaatataaatttaattaatgagaaattaattaatagagattaattaattaatttatatttgatataaattaattagaagaagagaaataattaatttggattaagaactcaaaattaagatacaggggcattttggtcatttcacagtgtgacacgtggcaccatgagatggtgacacatggcattacacataagcttgccaaatgtcttttaatcatgtaagatgattaaaattaagattaaacataggtttgacacttggcacaatgtgattgggtcaattaaacctagaaccaatgagagggtgacatgtggtaagggtttaatgtgttgacctagctatataagtgttgttatgaattaaaaataagacaaccagcagccactcctcctttttcacgccattttgaggctctccatctcttcttcttcatctctcatcaattcaaagagattagccatcaatctcttgaattaaaaatactagaaatcgtttctagtgtcctgtttacatctttaatctcttaaaaggcagaacttgattttctaaataataaaaaaagctttagaagctgttcaagggctgccataggtgttcttggtgtggacaagctagagggacaacatttggtgtcctgaagacgaatctcaaaggcgcaaatacgctgcagcgcatcaagaggttagtgtaatcattcttgatttaatctagggttctaaaattaatctgattaattttagaatcttaaatggcaaatacagatccaaaaacatattaaaagagttttaatatattgtttatcattgaaatcaaatagataaaaataaatcttgcatgatgcatgtgaccctaggtaaaaattttttaattcaatggtataaacttctgtttttcacgcttccattccttcaattggtatcagagccactatatttgtcatttagattgttgattatatgatttaattgtgtgttttgatcatgagatgatttatccattgctggttgcaatggaggtg comes from the Hevea brasiliensis isolate MT/VB/25A 57/8 chromosome 5, ASM3005281v1, whole genome shotgun sequence genome and includes:
- the LOC110670425 gene encoding mannan endo-1,4-beta-mannosidase 6 codes for the protein MDSQWREKKLYPLLGIFLLVSLLYLNFNNNLSFPVLLWQPKMGFVSTNSTQFFIINGGGDQDLYSPLYVNGWNSYWLMEESVWTSSRSKVSKMLKRGSQMGLTVCRTWAFSDGHGPNGLQLSPGVFNERAFQGLDFVIVEARKHGIRLILSLVNNLNAFGGKDQYVRWAQEAGINVSSSDDSFFSNPTIKDYYKAYVKAILMRKNSMSGVRYSDEPAIFAWELMNEPRCASSSSAPFLQAWITEMAAFIKSLDKKHLVTVGVEGFYGLTTSNKTEVNPGKWAALLGSDFIQNSAVKNIDFASVHTYPDSWIPSSDLKAKANFLSLWVDSHISDGDFVLRKPVLFTEVGSTWHVNKKGVYDTDADVFLKMVYDRIYDSAKKRQAGAGALIWQLLVEGVEEYSDQFSLVPWHYPSTYKLIEEQSYRLRSVFAKSSKDGEINRRGP